Proteins from one Fusobacterium periodonticum 1_1_41FAA genomic window:
- a CDS encoding ABC transporter ATP-binding protein — MLVLNNVNKSFKNIEVLKNISFTVKENKIFAFLGPNGVGKTTLIKIISGLISADSGTVLLDDKKISMDKISTMFDGSRNLYWNISVRENFYYFTALKGKLKKEVDYLLEKNKELFQIDNLLDKKYGELSLGQKQIVSVINTLLSSPELACFDEPSNGLDIYYEEKLIQIISNYIKNDSNKIIISSHDINFLYKVVDNFIVINKGEIIGEFSKNNLSLEEVTAKYLEFLEGKK, encoded by the coding sequence ATGCTAGTACTGAATAATGTTAATAAATCTTTTAAAAATATTGAAGTCTTAAAAAATATTAGTTTTACAGTTAAAGAAAATAAAATTTTTGCATTTCTTGGTCCTAATGGAGTTGGAAAAACAACCTTAATTAAAATTATATCAGGTCTAATATCAGCTGATTCGGGAACTGTTTTATTAGATGATAAAAAAATTTCGATGGATAAAATCAGCACTATGTTTGATGGGAGTAGAAATCTTTATTGGAATATTTCAGTGAGAGAAAATTTTTATTATTTTACTGCTTTAAAAGGAAAGTTAAAGAAAGAAGTAGATTACTTATTAGAAAAAAATAAAGAGCTTTTTCAAATTGATAATTTGTTAGATAAAAAATATGGAGAACTTTCTCTAGGTCAGAAACAAATAGTTTCAGTAATAAATACATTATTAAGTAGTCCTGAGTTAGCTTGTTTTGATGAGCCATCTAATGGACTTGATATCTATTATGAAGAAAAACTAATTCAAATTATTTCTAATTATATAAAAAATGATAGTAATAAAATTATTATTTCATCACATGATATTAATTTTCTTTACAAAGTTGTAGATAACTTTATTGTGATAAACAAGGGTGAAATAATAGGAGAATTTTCAAAAAATAATCTTAGTTTAGAAGAGGTAACAGCTAAATATTTGGAATTTTTGGAGGGGAAAAAATGA
- the nrdD gene encoding anaerobic ribonucleoside-triphosphate reductase: MKRVIKRDGSVIEFDKKRIINAISKTFIQASREPNMKLIEKIATQVEELPSKVLSVEEIQDIVVKKLMASSEKDIAMSYQSYRTLKAEIRDREKGIYKQISELVDASNEKLLSENANKDAKTISVQRDLLAGISSRDYYLNKIVPKHIKLAHIKGEIHLHDLDYLLFRETNCELVNIETMLRGGCNIGNAKMLEPNSVDVAVGHIVQIIASVSSNTYGGCSIPYLDRALVRYIKKTFKKHFLRGAKYIDDLKEEEIEELKKENLEYSNQFIKNKYPKTYEYSVDMTEESVKQAMQGLEYEINSLSTVNGQTPFTTIGIGTETSWEGKLVQKYVLKTRMAGFGAKKETAIFPKIVYAMCEGLNLNEEDPNWDISQLAFECMTKSIYPDILFITDEQLKNETVVYPMGCRAFLSPWKDENGKEKYAGRFNIGATTINLPRIAIKNRGDEEGFYRELDRILEICKDNCLFRAKYLENTVAEMAPILWMSGALAEKHQKDTIKDLIWGGYSTVSIGYIGLSEVSQLLYGKDFSESEEVYEKTFNILKYMADKILEYKQKYNLGFALYGTPSESLCDRFARVDKQEFGDIKGITDKGYYDNSFHVSSRINMSPFEKLRLEALGHKYSAGGHISYIETDSLTKNLEAIPEILKYAKMVGIHYMGINQPVDKCHICGYKGEFTATKEGFTCPQCGNHDSNEMSVIRRVCGYLSQPNARPFNKGKQEEIMHRVKHS; the protein is encoded by the coding sequence ATGAAGAGAGTTATTAAAAGAGATGGTTCTGTTATTGAGTTTGATAAGAAAAGAATTATTAATGCGATTAGTAAAACATTTATACAAGCTTCCAGAGAGCCAAATATGAAGCTCATTGAAAAAATTGCCACACAGGTAGAAGAGCTTCCGAGTAAAGTTTTATCAGTAGAAGAAATACAAGATATAGTAGTTAAAAAATTAATGGCTTCTTCTGAAAAAGATATTGCTATGTCTTATCAAAGCTATAGAACTTTAAAAGCAGAAATTAGAGATAGAGAAAAAGGAATATATAAACAAATTAGTGAGCTTGTAGATGCTTCTAATGAAAAGTTACTATCTGAAAATGCAAATAAAGATGCAAAGACTATTTCTGTTCAAAGAGATTTACTTGCTGGAATTTCTTCAAGAGATTACTATTTAAATAAAATAGTTCCTAAACATATAAAGTTAGCTCATATAAAAGGTGAAATTCACCTACACGATTTAGACTATTTACTTTTTAGAGAAACTAACTGTGAACTTGTAAATATAGAAACTATGCTAAGAGGTGGATGCAATATAGGTAATGCTAAAATGCTTGAGCCTAATTCAGTTGATGTCGCAGTTGGTCATATAGTACAAATTATAGCTTCTGTTTCATCTAATACCTATGGTGGTTGTTCAATTCCATATTTAGATAGAGCTTTAGTTAGATATATAAAGAAAACTTTCAAGAAACACTTCTTAAGAGGTGCTAAATACATAGATGATTTAAAAGAAGAAGAAATTGAAGAATTAAAGAAAGAAAATTTAGAATATTCTAATCAATTTATAAAAAATAAATATCCTAAAACTTATGAATATTCTGTTGATATGACAGAAGAATCTGTAAAACAAGCTATGCAAGGATTGGAATATGAAATCAATTCCCTATCAACTGTAAATGGACAGACTCCATTTACAACTATTGGTATAGGAACTGAAACTTCTTGGGAAGGAAAACTAGTTCAAAAATATGTTTTAAAAACAAGAATGGCAGGTTTTGGTGCTAAAAAAGAAACGGCTATCTTCCCTAAAATAGTTTATGCAATGTGTGAAGGTTTAAATTTAAATGAAGAAGATCCTAACTGGGACATCTCTCAACTTGCTTTTGAATGTATGACTAAATCAATTTACCCTGATATTTTATTTATTACAGATGAACAATTAAAAAATGAAACTGTTGTCTACCCTATGGGATGTAGAGCTTTCTTATCTCCTTGGAAAGATGAAAATGGTAAAGAAAAATATGCAGGAAGATTTAATATAGGAGCTACAACAATTAATTTACCAAGAATAGCTATTAAAAATCGTGGTGATGAAGAAGGTTTCTATAGAGAACTGGATAGAATTTTAGAAATTTGTAAAGATAACTGTCTATTCAGAGCAAAGTATTTAGAAAATACTGTTGCAGAAATGGCTCCTATTCTTTGGATGTCTGGAGCACTTGCTGAAAAACATCAAAAAGATACAATCAAAGATTTAATTTGGGGAGGATATTCTACTGTATCTATAGGATATATTGGACTTAGTGAAGTATCTCAACTATTGTATGGTAAAGATTTTTCTGAATCAGAAGAAGTTTATGAAAAGACTTTTAATATATTAAAATATATGGCTGATAAAATTCTTGAATACAAGCAAAAATATAATTTAGGTTTTGCACTATATGGAACTCCTTCAGAATCTCTATGTGATAGATTTGCAAGAGTTGATAAACAAGAATTTGGAGACATAAAAGGAATAACAGATAAGGGCTACTACGATAACTCTTTCCATGTTTCTTCAAGAATAAATATGAGTCCATTTGAGAAATTAAGGTTAGAAGCTTTGGGACATAAATATTCAGCAGGTGGACATATAAGCTATATTGAAACTGATTCATTAACAAAGAACTTAGAAGCTATACCTGAAATTTTGAAGTATGCCAAAATGGTTGGAATTCATTATATGGGAATAAATCAACCTGTAGATAAATGCCATATATGTGGATATAAAGGAGAATTTACTGCTACAAAAGAAGGATTTACTTGTCCACAATGTGGAAATCATGATAGTAATGAAATGAGTGTAATAAGGAGAGTCTGTGGTTACCTATCTCAGCCTAATGCTAGACCTTTTAACAAAGGTAAACAAGAGGAAATTATGCATAGAGTAAAACACAGTTAG
- the nrdG gene encoding anaerobic ribonucleoside-triphosphate reductase activating protein, which translates to MNYSGIKYADMINGRGIRVSLFVSGCTHACKNCFNEETWKETYGKKFTEKEEDEIIDYFKKYGKTIRGLSLLGGDPTYPKNIKTLLKFIKKFKENLPDRDIWIWSGFTWEEILEDENRFSLIKECDILIDGKYMDNLKDLNLKWRGSSNQRVIDIKKSLENNIIVEYI; encoded by the coding sequence ATGAATTATTCAGGAATAAAATATGCAGATATGATTAATGGAAGAGGTATAAGAGTAAGTTTATTTGTAAGTGGCTGTACTCATGCTTGTAAAAATTGCTTCAATGAGGAAACTTGGAAAGAAACTTATGGAAAGAAATTTACTGAAAAAGAAGAAGATGAAATTATAGATTATTTTAAAAAATATGGCAAAACAATAAGGGGTCTTTCACTCCTAGGTGGAGACCCTACATATCCTAAAAATATCAAAACACTTTTAAAATTTATTAAAAAATTTAAAGAAAATCTTCCTGATAGAGATATTTGGATATGGAGTGGTTTTACTTGGGAAGAAATTTTAGAAGATGAAAATAGATTTTCTCTTATAAAAGAATGTGATATTTTAATAGATGGAAAATACATGGATAATTTAAAAGACTTAAATTTGAAGTGGAGAGGTAGCTCTAATCAAAGAGTCATTGATATAAAGAAAAGTTTAGAAAATAATATAATAGTTGAATATATTTAA
- a CDS encoding efflux RND transporter permease subunit: MKIIEYSIKNKIVVLFATFVLTLAGIISYFRLGKLEDPEFKVKEAIVVTLYPGASPESVEQEVTDKIEMALRKIPNADIDSVSKASYSEVHIKIDESTPSDKVDQEWDVVRKKINDVKTSLPLGALPPIVLDDYGDVYGMFFAITSEGFSKEELYNYAKEIRKELEKTDGVAKTTLFGNSDTVIEVLVDRDKIASLGINEKMIALAFTGQNIPAYANSVLHGDKNLRFDIDQSFESIEDIENLVIYSTPAVLSIQKPTTVLLKDIAEVRRTEVKPYTTKMRYNGKEAIGLMLSPVSGTNVVETGKEISKKIELLKEDLPHGIEIEKVYYQPELVSTAINQFIINLVESVIVVVGVLLITMGIRSGLIIGSGLILSILGTLIAMLAMKIDLQRVSLGAFIIAMGMLVDNSIVVVDGVLDSLDNGDNKYTALTKPTSKTAIPLLGATFIAVIAFLPMYMMPTTAGEYIKSLFWVVAISLGLSWIISLTQTTVFCDIYLSENDFKGVESKGKLFHNRFVVILEKILIYKKLSMIVLLGAFFLSLLLFIKVPLSFFPESDKKGFVINLWNPEGTDIEYTNKINQVVESEVLKQEGVVSVTSAIGGSPSRYYISSIPELPNTALSQLIISVEKLEYINKIGEDVKDFVDNNFPDTRVEIRKYTNGIPTRYPIQLRIVGEDSNILREYSKKFENILRNIDGAENIQTDWKEKQLVIKPEIDKVKERESLVTALDIASSLNRTTNGIKIGTFKDGEENIPVLFKEKNDGREFNINNLGQVPVWGLGPRSIPFRELIKKENLVWENPIIVRKDGFRAIQIQADVKNGYRVEAVRKEFVKAIKESEIELPKGYKLEWSGEFYEQEKNTEEIISYIPLQLIIMFMTCVLLFGNLRDPFIIFGVLPLSFIGILPGLFITGRTFGFMAIIGTISLSGMMIKSGIVLIDQIRYEIYTLNKEPFKAVIDSSASRIRAVILAAGTTVLGMIPLMFDPLFSDMAITIVFGLTVATLLILFVVPLLYSIFYKIDKPKEN; the protein is encoded by the coding sequence ATGAAGATTATAGAATATTCTATAAAAAATAAAATAGTTGTGCTCTTTGCAACATTTGTTTTAACTCTTGCTGGGATAATTTCATATTTTCGTTTAGGAAAATTAGAAGATCCAGAATTTAAAGTCAAAGAAGCAATAGTTGTTACTCTATATCCTGGTGCTTCTCCTGAAAGTGTGGAGCAAGAAGTCACAGATAAGATAGAAATGGCATTGAGAAAGATACCAAATGCAGATATTGATAGTGTATCAAAGGCAAGTTATTCAGAAGTACATATAAAGATAGATGAAAGCACTCCAAGTGATAAGGTCGATCAAGAATGGGATGTGGTTAGAAAAAAGATAAATGATGTAAAAACTAGTCTACCTTTAGGAGCTTTACCACCAATAGTTCTTGATGACTATGGAGATGTCTATGGAATGTTTTTTGCAATAACAAGTGAGGGCTTCTCCAAAGAAGAACTTTACAATTATGCAAAAGAAATTAGAAAAGAACTAGAAAAAACAGATGGAGTAGCAAAGACAACTTTATTTGGAAATAGTGATACAGTTATAGAAGTTTTAGTAGATAGAGATAAAATAGCAAGTCTTGGTATAAATGAAAAAATGATAGCTTTAGCATTTACAGGACAAAATATACCAGCTTATGCTAATTCAGTTTTACATGGAGATAAAAATCTTAGATTCGATATTGATCAAAGTTTTGAGTCAATAGAAGATATAGAAAATCTTGTTATATATTCTACTCCAGCAGTATTAAGTATTCAGAAACCAACAACAGTACTTTTAAAAGATATTGCTGAAGTCAGAAGAACTGAAGTTAAACCTTATACTACTAAGATGAGATATAATGGTAAAGAAGCTATTGGACTGATGTTATCACCTGTTAGTGGAACAAATGTGGTTGAAACAGGAAAAGAAATAAGTAAAAAAATAGAACTTTTAAAAGAAGACTTACCTCATGGTATAGAAATAGAAAAAGTATATTATCAACCTGAGCTTGTATCAACAGCAATAAATCAATTTATAATAAATTTAGTTGAATCGGTAATAGTTGTTGTAGGAGTACTTTTAATAACTATGGGAATTAGAAGTGGTCTAATAATAGGAAGTGGGCTTATACTTTCGATATTAGGAACTCTAATTGCCATGTTAGCTATGAAGATAGATTTACAAAGAGTATCTTTAGGAGCCTTTATAATTGCAATGGGAATGCTAGTTGATAACTCAATAGTAGTAGTTGATGGAGTTTTAGATTCTCTTGATAATGGAGATAATAAATACACAGCTTTAACTAAGCCAACATCCAAGACAGCTATTCCGCTATTGGGAGCAACATTTATAGCAGTAATTGCATTTTTACCTATGTATATGATGCCAACAACAGCTGGAGAATATATAAAAAGTTTATTCTGGGTAGTTGCTATTTCTTTAGGTTTGAGTTGGATAATATCACTTACACAGACAACGGTATTTTGTGATATATATTTAAGTGAAAATGATTTTAAAGGTGTAGAAAGTAAAGGGAAATTATTCCATAATAGGTTTGTAGTCATACTTGAAAAAATCTTAATTTACAAAAAACTTTCAATGATTGTTTTACTTGGAGCATTTTTTCTTTCGCTTTTATTATTTATAAAAGTTCCGTTATCATTTTTCCCAGAATCAGATAAAAAAGGTTTTGTAATTAATCTTTGGAATCCTGAAGGAACAGATATTGAATATACCAATAAAATTAATCAAGTAGTTGAAAGTGAAGTTTTAAAACAAGAAGGAGTAGTATCAGTAACTTCTGCAATAGGAGGCTCTCCATCAAGATATTATATTTCTTCTATTCCTGAACTACCTAATACAGCCTTATCTCAACTGATAATTTCAGTAGAGAAATTAGAATATATTAATAAGATTGGAGAAGATGTAAAAGACTTTGTAGATAATAATTTTCCTGATACTCGTGTTGAAATAAGAAAATATACTAATGGTATTCCTACAAGATATCCTATACAACTTAGAATTGTTGGAGAGGATTCCAATATATTAAGAGAATATTCTAAGAAATTTGAAAATATTTTAAGGAATATTGACGGAGCGGAAAATATTCAAACAGATTGGAAAGAAAAACAATTAGTTATAAAACCTGAGATTGATAAGGTAAAAGAAAGAGAAAGTCTTGTGACAGCACTAGATATTGCAAGTTCATTGAATAGAACGACTAATGGAATAAAAATAGGTACATTTAAAGACGGAGAAGAAAATATACCTGTTCTATTTAAAGAAAAAAATGATGGTAGAGAATTTAACATTAATAATTTAGGTCAAGTTCCTGTATGGGGCTTAGGACCTAGGAGTATTCCATTTAGAGAATTAATTAAAAAAGAAAATCTTGTTTGGGAAAATCCTATTATAGTAAGAAAAGATGGTTTTAGAGCAATTCAAATACAGGCAGATGTAAAAAATGGCTATAGAGTTGAAGCTGTTAGAAAAGAATTCGTTAAAGCTATAAAAGAAAGTGAAATAGAACTACCAAAGGGCTATAAATTAGAGTGGAGTGGAGAGTTTTATGAACAAGAAAAAAATACAGAAGAAATTATATCCTATATTCCATTGCAATTGATAATAATGTTTATGACTTGTGTACTTCTATTTGGAAATTTAAGAGATCCATTTATAATTTTTGGAGTTTTACCTCTATCTTTTATAGGTATACTTCCAGGACTTTTTATAACAGGAAGAACATTTGGTTTTATGGCAATAATTGGAACTATAAGTTTAAGTGGTATGATGATAAAAAGTGGTATTGTTTTAATAGACCAGATAAGGTATGAAATTTACACTTTAAATAAGGAACCATTTAAGGCAGTTATTGATTCAAGTGCAAGCAGAATAAGAGCTGTTATACTTGCAGCAGGGACAACTGTATTAGGTATGATACCATTGATGTTTGATCCTCTATTTTCAGATATGGCAATAACAATAGTATTTGGACTAACTGTGGCAACATTATTAATTTTATTTGTTGTACCATTGTTATATAGCATATTCTATAAAATAGATAAACCTAAAGAAAATTAA
- a CDS encoding efflux RND transporter periplasmic adaptor subunit, with the protein MKKYILVILLICLFTACKKEAKEEVIRSVKIQEINSMQDENFNIDFPAQISPSQKTVLAFKYAGKIKNINFESGDFVKKGQVIAIIDDTDYKVNLDAFSKKYEAAKAVAQNAEQQFARAEKLYKGDALAKKDYDNALMQRNVAISTFKEASAGLQNARNTLTDTKIVAPYDGYIDKKVANVGTVVPEGGPVVSFISNEITDISINASVKDIDYIKNAENISFKDSTKDKIYSLKIKSIAQNPDSINLTYPVVFTFSELNENDKFLSGQTGTVTIAVKNKGKEEILIPINAIFEDKGSNVYLFKDGQAVKTPIEIGELRETDKISVVKGLKTGDKVIVAGVSKLADGDKVKLLGGNK; encoded by the coding sequence ATGAAAAAATATATATTAGTTATTTTATTAATTTGTCTTTTTACAGCTTGTAAAAAAGAAGCTAAGGAAGAAGTGATAAGATCAGTAAAAATTCAAGAGATAAATTCAATGCAAGATGAAAATTTCAATATTGATTTTCCAGCACAAATTTCTCCTAGTCAGAAAACAGTTTTAGCTTTCAAATATGCAGGGAAAATAAAAAATATAAATTTTGAAAGTGGAGATTTTGTAAAAAAAGGGCAAGTAATCGCTATAATTGACGATACAGATTACAAAGTTAATTTAGATGCATTTTCTAAAAAATATGAAGCTGCAAAAGCTGTAGCTCAAAATGCTGAACAACAATTTGCTAGGGCAGAAAAATTATACAAAGGAGATGCTTTAGCTAAAAAAGATTATGATAATGCACTTATGCAAAGAAATGTAGCTATTTCAACTTTTAAAGAGGCTAGTGCAGGACTTCAAAATGCTAGAAATACTTTAACTGACACAAAAATAGTAGCTCCTTATGATGGGTATATAGATAAAAAGGTAGCTAATGTGGGAACTGTTGTTCCAGAAGGAGGACCAGTTGTATCTTTTATTTCAAATGAAATAACTGATATTTCCATAAATGCTTCAGTAAAAGATATAGACTATATAAAAAATGCAGAGAATATAAGTTTTAAAGACAGCACAAAAGATAAAATATATAGTCTTAAAATAAAGAGTATAGCTCAAAATCCTGATTCTATCAATTTGACTTATCCTGTAGTATTTACTTTTTCAGAACTTAATGAAAATGATAAATTTTTATCAGGACAAACAGGAACTGTAACTATAGCTGTTAAAAATAAAGGAAAGGAAGAAATTTTAATTCCTATAAATGCTATTTTTGAAGATAAGGGCTCAAATGTATATCTGTTCAAAGATGGACAAGCTGTTAAAACTCCAATAGAAATTGGTGAATTGAGAGAAACAGATAAAATAAGTGTAGTTAAAGGTTTAAAAACAGGAGATAAGGTTATAGTTGCTGGAGTAAGCAAACTAGCTGATGGAGATAAGGTGAAACTTTTAGGAGGCAACAAATGA